In one window of Pristiophorus japonicus isolate sPriJap1 chromosome 9, sPriJap1.hap1, whole genome shotgun sequence DNA:
- the LOC139272708 gene encoding bifunctional protein GlmU-like isoform X3 has protein sequence MAGPSSLSAYALRLSPGEEIVTSLITFVKDKKLKAPFIITCVGSVTKATLRLANAIASNTNEIVHLNEKFEIVSLVGTLNEVAHLHITLADKDGRTIGGHVMGDLEVFTTAEIVIGECGGLEFTREMDERTGFPELVISSRTKQV, from the exons GCTGGACCAAGTTCCCTTTCAGCCTATGCACTGCGTTTGAGCCCTGGTGAAGAAATCGTAACTTCTTTGATAACGTTTGTGAAGGATAAGAAGCTGAAAGCTCCATTTATCATCACTTGTGTGGGCAGCGTTACCAAGGCAACGCTCAGACTGGCAAATGCCATTGCTTCAAATACTAATGAG ATCGTACACCTGAATGAAAAATTTGAAATTGTGTCGCTGGTTGGAACTCTGAATGAAGTAGCCCACTTGCACATAACACTGGCTGACAAGGATGGCAGGACTATCGGCGGGCACGTTATGGGCGACTTGGAAGTCTTCACCACGGCTGAAATAGTCATTGGCGAATGCGGCGGGCTTGAATTCACCAGAGAGATGGACGAGCGTACAGGTTTCCCTGAGCTTGTCATTAGTAGTCGTACTAAACAGGTCTAG